The stretch of DNA ggatcaaaactggatgagaaaaggaaatgaaTTTGCGAAtcgggttactgtagcgctgCGAGTGCTGTAGCGCACGTTTGCGATTTGGGAAACTGGATTCTAATTGGAAATAATTTTCGAGGATGAGTcgtattagtataaggagtcctattcctatttggtgatagatttttcgatataaatagagaccgaggggtatgcccccggtgttctttttgtgagatttagttgttgattctagatcgacgattttgatagcagtgttgttggtgcattttgtaaatatcagttgatgcaataaagtcaagatcattcaatctacgttttcggctTTTATCTAcgggtgattttttggatttcgacgatctgatcgacgtcatagtagtggcgcgattcgataATCTGATCGGTGGCACATGAGCGGCACGATTAAGGTAGCGGCGgcacaggagcgacgcgatgaaggtagcaagccttcgtcaatttcttcgacagatgtaatcctttattccatgaaagatttttggattttatttttacctaccattcacccctcTGGTAGATTTGTTTGaccttgttcgatcctacggGGCCTTGTtggcgagcagagcgcggatGATCTGGACGCAGAGGCTGGCGTTCCTGACGGCGAACTCCTCGTACTCCGGCGACAACACCACCTGCTCCGCGTGCTCCACCACCGTCCCCATGGCGCGCTCCTTCAGCGCCAGGCTCGAGCTCAGCTCCGCCACCTCCAGCGTCCGCAGCACGTTCCGGGCCTCCACccgcgccgccagccgcgcctCGCACGCCCGCCGGAGGAACGCCACGTCGTACTTGTCGCCGGCCACCAGCAGCGCGTGCAGGTGCCGCTCCTCCGTGCACGTCAGGGCCCCCGTGTAGAGGAACGCCAGGAGGTGGGAGAGCTCGTCGTAGGTGAGCTCCGGGAGGGAGATGGAGTCGCCGGCGGGGGCCttgcagccgtcgccgccggcgaggatgTGGCGGAACACCTCCGACCGCGCGGCCTGCATACCATATGGCAAGTGGGCCTTAATTAGGCCCATTGGACTCAAGAGAGGCTAAAAGAAGCCCATGAAGAAACTGACAAGGATGGCCTTGTGGGCTTGGATTGGGGGCCCAGTTCCAGGGCTAACGGCGATGTCGGTGTGGAGGCCGTCCTtccacgccgccgcgaagCCTTGGTGGAGAAACGAGACCCTCTGCTTGGTCTCCTCCTCCCGGCATCGCACCTGCTCCCACGCTTCTCTTAATCCCTACGTGCATTAAtcacacataaatatatatgattctcATCG from Oryza brachyantha chromosome 12, ObraRS2, whole genome shotgun sequence encodes:
- the LOC102703832 gene encoding BTB/POZ domain-containing protein At3g56230-like gives rise to the protein MDCCVCSPMASMYRPPRNTICASCYEGAKAIISSFNDEEQGSDAAQGSMKSHGLTKLNNATKGLREAWEQVRCREEETKQRVSFLHQGFAAAWKDGLHTDIAVSPGTGPPIQAHKAILAARSEVFRHILAGGDGCKAPAGDSISLPELTYDELSHLLAFLYTGALTCTEERHLHALLVAGDKYDVAFLRRACEARLAARVEARNVLRTLEVAELSSSLALKERAMGTVVEHAEQVVLSPEYEEFAVRNASLCVQIIRALLANKAP